In Natranaerobius thermophilus JW/NM-WN-LF, the genomic stretch GAGATCCATCAAAAGAGCCACAGGAAATCCAATCCTTTTATTGCTCAAAATTGTGCAGCTTTACCTTCTGAATTAGTCGAAGGAATTTTATTTGGAACAGTAAAGGGAGGTTTTACTGGTGCTGTAAATAGACCAGGATTATTTCAGCAAGCTCACAAAGGGACTTTGCTTTTAGATGAAATTCATACTTTGCCACTTCATTTGCAGGCAAAGTTGTTAAGGGTTTTGGAAGAAAAGAAAGTTCGACCAGTAGGAGGGAAAGAAGAACAGGATGTTGATGTAAGAGTTATTACAACAATGAATACTGATCCCATCAAGGCCATGGAAGAAGAGACCCTTCGACCAGATCTATATTATAGAATCAGTGTCATTAACTTGTTTTTGCCTCCTTTGAGAGACAGAAAAGAAGATATCTTGCCATTGATAGACTATTTCCTACAAAAATTTCAAAAGGAATTTAATAAAGAAATTAAAGGGATGGACCAAAACTTACTGGAAAAATTACAAAATTATTACTGGCCAGGTAATGTCAGAGAGCTAGAACACTCTATTGAAGCAGCTATGAATGTAATTGAAAGTGGGGAACGCATGACCGTAGAACACTTGCCACCTTTAATGAAACAAAATATCTTTGAAATTGATCAGGACTGGCACGATGATACAACAATTAATGAACAAGAACTAATTGATTTTGAAGAAGGAGAAACTCTACCCAATAAGATGGCAAGCTTTGAAAGAAAGGCCATTGAAGGACAACTAAAAAAATATAATGGTAACATATCTCAAGCTGCTAATAGCTTGGGGATAAGTAGACAAGCGTTACAGTATAAAATTAAAAAGTACCGTTTAGCGGATATCGCAAATTAATTTGCACCAAACAGTAAAAATTTGCGTTAAAATCCTGTGATAACAAGGTTATATCCCTATTTATAAATTGGCATGAATTTTGCATATAATTTAACATGAATTTTGGAAACTTAAAAATAGGGAATTAAAATAATTTAGGAGGTGTCAAGTAATATGGAAAATATTAGAGTTTTAGTAAGGGGCCTAGGTAATATGGGTTCCGGTATGGCAAAAATGGTGATTGACAAGGAAGGTTTGGATTTAGTTGGTGGGGTA encodes the following:
- a CDS encoding sigma-54 interaction domain-containing protein, which produces MKAPDVLYKDVLDALDEGVHVVDANGQTIFYNRQMGQLEGMEQEQVIGKPLLEVFPCLNSETSTLLKVLETGLPIKNRVQTYLTITGTQVTTVNSSYPIKINDNIVAACEIAKDITELKNMSEEIIELKQKMISEGTEDLDEEDDEQTAIVGKSRVIRQVLDYTRKIANTPSNVLIYGETGTGKEMFAREIHQKSHRKSNPFIAQNCAALPSELVEGILFGTVKGGFTGAVNRPGLFQQAHKGTLLLDEIHTLPLHLQAKLLRVLEEKKVRPVGGKEEQDVDVRVITTMNTDPIKAMEEETLRPDLYYRISVINLFLPPLRDRKEDILPLIDYFLQKFQKEFNKEIKGMDQNLLEKLQNYYWPGNVRELEHSIEAAMNVIESGERMTVEHLPPLMKQNIFEIDQDWHDDTTINEQELIDFEEGETLPNKMASFERKAIEGQLKKYNGNISQAANSLGISRQALQYKIKKYRLADIAN